The DNA sequence GTCTAGATATCGCTCGTGAAAagaggtcatggagtgagcatcACACCCAACCTATCACCTGATTCTTTAAAGAGACTTTTAGGATTCTCTAAACGACATATGTTAAGCCTgtcatggagtatgcagcaccagcgtgGAGCCTTCATCTGATCAAGTATATAGAAagagtctgctaacacccaggtaacgaaacagtctgctaacacccaggtaacgaaacagtctgctaacacccaggtaatgaaacagtctactaacacccaggtaacgaaacagtctgctaacacccaggtaacgaaacagtctactaacacccaggtaacgaaacagtctgctaacacccaggtaacgaaACAGTCTGCTAACAGCCAGGTAACgaaacagtctgctaacacccaggtaacgaaacagtctgctaacacccaggtaacgaaacagtctgctaacacccaggtaacgaaacagtctgctaacacccaggtaacgaaacagtctgctaacacccaggtaacgaaacagtctgctaacacccaggtaacgaaACAGTTTGCCCACACCAAGGTAAAgaaacagtctgctaacacccaggtaacgaaACAGTCTGCTAGCACCCAGGAAACGAAACAGTTTGCCCACACCAAGGTAACgaaacagtctgctaacacccaggtaatgaaacagtctactaacacccaggtaacgaaacagtctactaacacccaggtaacgaaacagtctactaacacccaggtaacgaaACAgtttgctaacacccaggtaacgaaacagtctgctaacacccaggtaatgaaacagtctactaacacccagataacgaaacagtctactaacacccaggtaacgaaacagtctgctaacacccaggtaacgaaacagtctgctaacacccaggtaacgaaacagtctgctaacacccaggtaatgaaacagtctgctaacactcaggtaacgaaacagtctactaacacccaggtaacgaaacagtctactaacacccaggtaacgaaacagtctactaacacccaggtaacgaaacagtctgctaacacctaGGTAATGAAACAGTCTGCTAACAGCCAGGTAACgaaacagtctgctaacacccaggtaacgaaacagtctgctaacacccaggtaacgaaACAGTCTGCTAACAGCCAGGTAACgaaacagtctgctaacacccaggtaacgaaacagtctgctaacacccaggtaacgaaACAGTGCTAACGCCCAGGTAACgaaacagtctgctaacacccaggtaacgaaacagtctgctaacacccatgtaacgaaacagtctgctaacacccaggtaacgaaACAGTTTGCCCACACCAAGGTAACgaaacagtctgctaacacccaggtaacgaaACAGTCTGCTAGCACCCAGGAAACGAAACAGTTTGCCCACACCAAGGTAACgaaacagtctgctaacacccaggtaatgaaacagtctactaacacccaggtaacgaaacagtctactaacacccaggtaacgaaacagtctactaacacccaggtaacgaaACAgtttgctaacacccaggtaacgaaacagtctgctaacacccaggtaatgaaacagtctactaacacccagataacgaaacagtctactaacacccaggtaacgaaacagtctgctaacacccaggtaacgaaacagtctgctaacacccaggtaacgaaacagtctgctaacacccaggtaatgaaacagtctgctaacactcaggtaacgaaacagtctactaacacccaggtaacgaaacagtctactaacacccaggtaacgaaacagtctactaacacccaggtaacgaaacagtctgctaacacccaggtaatgaAACAGTCTGCTAACAGCCAGGTAACgaaacagtctgctaacacccaggtaacgaaacagtctgctaacacccaggtaatgaAACAGTCTGATAACAGCCAGGTAACgaaacagtctgctaacacccaggtaacgaaacagtctgctaacacccaggtaacgaaacagtctgctaacacccaggtaacgaaacagtctgctaacacccaggtaacgaaacagtctactaacacccaggtaacgaaacagtctactaacacccaggtaacgaaacagtctactaacacccaggtaacgaaACAGTCTGCTAGCACCCATGAAACGAAACAGTTTGCCCACACCAAGGTAACgaaacagtctgctaacacccaagTAATGAAAcagtgctaacacccaggtaacgaaacagactgctaacacccaggtaacgaaacagactgctaacacccaggtaacgaaACAGTCTGCTAATACCCAGGTAACGAAacgtctgctaacacccaggtaatgaaacagtgctaacacccaggtaacgaaacagactgctaacacccaggtaacgaaacagtctactaacacccaggtaacgaaacagtctgctaacacccaggtaatgaaacagtctgctaacacccaggtaacgaaacagtctgctaacacccaggtaatgaAACAGTCTGATAACAGCCAGGTAACgaaacagtctgctaacacccaggtaacgaaacagtctgctaacacccaggtaatgaAACAGTCTGATAACAGCCAGGTAACgaaacagtctgctaacacccaggtaacgaaacagtctgctaacacccaggtaatgaAACAGTCTGATAACAGCCAGGTAACgaaacagtctgctaacacccaggtaacgaaacagtctgctaacacccaggtaatgaAACAGTCTGATAACAGCCAGGTAACgaaacagtctgctaacacccaggtaacgaaacgtctgctaacacccaggtaatgaAACAGTGCTAATACCCAGGTAACGAAACagactgctaacacccaggtaatgaAACAGTGCTAAAACCCAGGTAACGAAACAGActgttaacacccaggtaacgaaacagtctactaacacccaggtaacgaaacagtctgctaacacccaggtaacgaaACAGTCTGATAACAGCCAGGTAACgaaacagtctgctaacacccaggtaacgaaACAGTCTGCTAACAGCCAGGTAACgaaacagtctgctaacacccaggtaacgaaACAGTCTGCTAACAGCCAGGTAACGAAACAGTCTGCTAATACCCAGGTAACGAAacgtctgctaacacccaggtaacgaaacagtgctaacacccaggtaacgaaacagtctgctaacacccaggtaacgaaacagtctgctaacacccaggtaacgaaacagtctgctaacacccagataacgaaacagtctactaacacccaggtaacgaaacagtctgctaacacccagataacgaaacagtctgctaacacccagataacgaaacagtctgctaacacccagataacgaaacagtctactaacacccaggtaacgaaacagtctgctaacacccagataacgaaacagtctactaacacccagataacgaaacagtctgctaacacccagataacgaaacagtctactaacacccaggtaacgaaacagtctactaacacccagataacgaaacagtctactaacacccagataacgaaacagtctgctaacacccagataacgaaacagtctactaacacccaggtaaagaaacagtctgctaacacccagataacgaaacagtctgctaacacccagataacgaaacagtctgctaacacccagataacgaaacagtctgctaacacccagataacgaaacagtctactaacacccagataacgaaacagtctactaacacccagataacgaaacagtctgctaacacccagataacgaaacagtctactaacacccaggtaaagaaacagtctgctaacacccagataacgaaacagtctgctaacacccagataacgaaacagtctgctaacacccagataacgaaacagtctgctaacacccagataacgaaacagtctgctaacacccagataacgaaacagtctactaacacccagataacgaaacagtctgctaacacccaggtaacgaaacagtctactaacacccagataacgaaacagtctgctaacacccaggtaacgaaacagtctgctaacacccagataacgaaacagtctgctaacacccagataacgaaacagtctactaacacccagataacgaaacagtctgctaacacccaggtaacgaaacagtctactaacacccagataacgaaacagtctgctaacacccagataacgaaacagtctactaacacccagataacgaaacagtctgctaacacccaggtaacgaaacagtctactaacacccaggtaacgaaacagtctactaacacccaggtaacgaaacagtctgctaacactttcagtgtatatacactgaaagatacacaACTTTCAATATTTATGCACTGAAAAGTGTATGTATTAATACATTTAGATGATCTTCCAGGTGGGATCGAATTCTATGTTAGTTATAGCTTATGGGAAACTAGTGAGATCAGTGctatctagagagtgtacacacAGTCTGAATGGTCAAGTAAGTGGCTGTTCGAGCCCAACCTGAAAAATACTGCAAAACATCGAAGTAAGGAAAGGATCTGGGGGTTAACCTCATACCGAACATATCCCAGGAGAAGCACCTAAACTGCAGGTCTCCAGCTGCACCGAACATAATGTCGAAGACCCCTGAGAGGAGCCTttaggaaagtcagtaaaaaCGTCAATAACATTTTTGTGAGAACGTAAATAACGTTATTTGCGTTTTTGGTGATAACGTAAGTAGATGGAAGATAAAGACCTGGAACAATGTACCATAGATGGAAGATACAGACCTGGAACAATGTACCATAGATGGAAGATACAGACCTGGAACAACGTACCATAGATGGAAGATAAAGATCTGGAACAATGTACCATAGATGGAAGATACAGATCTGGAACAACGTACCATAGATGGAAGATACAGATCTGGAACAACGTACCATAGATGGAAGATACAGATCTGGAACAACGTACCATAGATGGAAGATACAGACCTGGAACAATGTACCATAGATGGAAGATACAGATCTGGAACAACGTACCATAGATGGAAGATACAGACCTGGAACAATGTACCATAGATGGAAGATAAAGACCTGGACCAACGTACCATAGATGGAAGATACAGATCTGGAACAACGTACCATAGATGGAAGATACAGACCTGGAACAATGTACCATAGATGGAAGATACAGACCTGGAACAACGTACCATAGATAGAAGATAAAGACCTGGAACAATGTACCATAGATGGAAGATACAGATCTGGAACAACGTACCATAGATGGAAGATACAGACCTGGAACAATGTACCATAGATGGAAGATACAGACCTGGAACAATGTACCATAGATGGAAGATACAGACCTGGAACAACGTACTATAGATGGAAGATACGGACCTGGAACAATGTACCATAGATGGAAGATACAGACCTGGAACAACGTACCATAGATGGAAGATACAGACCTGAAACAACGTACCATAGATGGAAGATACAGACCTGGAACAATGTACCATAGATGGAAGATACAGACCTGGAACAATGTACCATAGATGGAAGATACAGACCTGGAACAACGTACCATAGATGGAAGATACAGACCTGGAACAACGTACCATAGATGGAAGATACAGACCTGGAACAATGTACCATAGATGGAAGATACGGACCTGGAACAATGTACCATAGATGGAAGATACAGACCTGGAACAACGTACCATAGATGGAAGATACAGACCTGGAACAACGTACCATAGATGGAAGATACAGACCTGGAACAATGTACCATAGATGGAAGATACAGACCTGGAACAACGTACCATAGATGGAAGATACAGACCTGGAATAACGTACCATAGATGGAAGATACAGACCTGGAACAACGTACCATAGATGGAAGATACAGACCTGGAACAACGTACCATAGATGGAAGATACAGACCTGGAACAATGTACCATAGATGGAAGATACAGACCTGGAACAACGTACCATAGATGGAAGATAAAGACCTGGAACAATGTACCATAGATGGAAGATACTGACCTGGAACAACGTATCATAGATGGAAGATACAGACCTGGAACAATGTACCATAGATGGAAGATACAGACCTGGAACAACGTACCATAGATGGAAGATGAATCACAGATAAGTCACAGAAAAGGTGGAAAGTATTTTTTCTAGCAGTCTGAAGGAGTCGAGAAAATtgagtgaaggtggaggtgaacagCATACACAGTTTGATGACTGGGTATGGTTGAACCTTCGTGACCCGCAAAAAAAATGAATCTGGTCTACGAAATTTAATAATCTAGACCAGGAGTTATCACTCAACCTCTTACAAACGCAAATCTGTGAGTATAAACACAGTGaacaaatttaatattttttttaagtccAAAAATTACAAATGGAAAAGTACACATCACAAATTAATTTTAACTTTTATTATTGTGATGGGAAAAAACTATTATCAATCATTTTAATGAGTTTATTAGTTATTTGCCAAATCCTTATAAAAAATCCAGGAATATATCACTACAATGGAACATTTGATGGTGTTGACAGATTCTTAGTTCCAGCCAACTGGTTTTGACAGATGACGTAACATATTTCTCTCTGAGAAATTACCTGGTCACTCCCgtctggtggggatggtggtgttggtggtggtggtggggatggtggttgtgttggtggtggtggtggggatggtggtgttggtgtacctGGGTGCCAGTATATAGTGGGTGATGGAGCCAGGTGTGGCACAGTGGTGactgacactcacacaacagAGTGTTAACTTGGCTGGTTCAGGTGTCAGTATAGTGACCTGAGAATCATCATGGTGACCAAGACTGTAAGTTTACTTCTTAAAACACTCTCTACATCAATATTATCTTCTACAACATCAATATTATCTTCTACAACATCAATATTATCTTCTCCAACGTCAATATTATCTTCTCCAGCATCAATGTTATCTTCTCCAACATCACTATTTTCTTCTCCAACATCAATATTATCTTTAGACATAATTGATAAAAATCGGAATTTGCTCTTTTCGTTATTTACAAACGTTGGtttgttggttaatggggtttaaagcctatctactgcaCTACGATCATGAAAATGCACctctcgatatatatatacatacatacatataatatatatatatatatatatatatatatatatatatatatatatatatatatatatatatatatatatatatatatatatatatatatatatatatatgtaatattttGACTAAGCTAATCTTTACcgaaatttatatattttttaatggaTGGTGTTTGTTACTTAAAAATCTATAAAGGTTTGTGATAGTTCTGAGGTAACAAATAGTTTATCTTGTGTTTTCTTATAGGTTGTGGCCTTGTGGCTTGTGGCCGCCTTCTCTGCTGTGGCCATGGCCACCCCTGAACCTGGTGgtagatatggtggtggtggtggatatggtggtggtggatatggtggtggtggtggacatggtggtggtggatacggTGGAGGAGGTCGTGGATATGGTGGAGGCGGAGGCTATGGTGGTGGAGGCCATGGTGGTGGCGGCTATGGcggtggtggatatggtggtggCCGAGGTGGTGGCGGCTATGGCGGTGGAGGCTATGGAGGTGGCGGCTATGGcggtggtggatatggtggtggCCGAGGTGGTGGCGGCTATGGTGGTGGAGGCTATGGTGGCGGTGGATACGGTGGTGGTCGAGGCGGATATGGAGGCGGCGGACACGGAGGTGGATATGGAGGATACGGAAAATAATCAGGTAAGCCCCGTGTATCCTCCCTCGacccacaacacaggaacaccacATTAAAACAACCATTACTTTTGTCAGAACGacccacaacacaggaacaccacATCAAAACAACCATTACTTTTGTCAGAACGacccacaacacaggaacaccacATCAAAACAACCATTACTTTTGTCAGAACGACCCACAACACGGGAACACCACATCAAAACAACCATTACTTTTGTCAGAACGacccacaacacaggaacaccacATCAAAACAACCATTACTTTTGTCAGAACGacccacaacacaggaacaccacATCAAAACAACCATTACTTTTGCCAGAACGacccacaacacaggaacaccac is a window from the Cherax quadricarinatus isolate ZL_2023a chromosome 68, ASM3850222v1, whole genome shotgun sequence genome containing:
- the LOC128697914 gene encoding protein FAM98A-like, with amino-acid sequence MVTKTVVALWLVAAFSAVAMATPEPGGRYGGGGGYGGGGYGGGGGHGGGGYGGGGRGYGGGGGYGGGGHGGGGYGGGGYGGGRGGGGYGGGGYGGGGYGGGGYGGGRGGGGYGGGGYGGGGYGGGRGGYGGGGHGGGYGGYGK